The following coding sequences lie in one Euhalothece natronophila Z-M001 genomic window:
- a CDS encoding GntR family transcriptional regulator, which produces MVKFHIKLESEIPASKQLFDQIQFAIASRQYPPGHRLPSTRQLAMMTGLHRNTISKVYRQLEETGLVESLAGSGIYVKAQGHEGGKKYTTAQTVAGAEEIPETAYQIVQDGINELLGLGCSLQQVREIFLSEINWRLQCSAQVLVTVPQSDIGAGKMILQDIEPMLGIPTQLVPLEQLSGVLEETESATVVTSRYYIKDADAIAAPKSARVIPVDINTYAKEIKIITNLKNNSCLGIVTLSSRFLEAAERIIHSLRGEEILVMAAQANDSPKLKAIVRSAQTIICDQSSYAQVKQVVNQMSEDLIRYPEVICSDNYISADSIRLLRQELGLGYS; this is translated from the coding sequence AACTGGAAAGCGAAATTCCAGCCTCCAAACAGCTATTTGATCAAATTCAATTCGCGATCGCGTCTCGACAGTATCCCCCTGGGCATCGCCTTCCCAGCACCCGTCAACTTGCGATGATGACAGGGTTACATCGTAACACCATTAGCAAAGTTTATCGGCAACTAGAAGAGACAGGGCTAGTTGAGTCTTTAGCAGGCTCAGGAATTTATGTTAAAGCCCAAGGTCACGAAGGAGGCAAAAAATATACCACAGCGCAAACCGTTGCAGGAGCAGAGGAAATTCCCGAAACTGCTTATCAAATTGTACAAGACGGAATTAACGAATTACTCGGTTTAGGCTGTTCCCTACAACAGGTGCGAGAAATTTTTCTCTCGGAAATTAACTGGCGGTTACAATGCAGCGCCCAAGTATTAGTAACAGTTCCTCAGAGCGATATTGGCGCAGGAAAAATGATTTTGCAAGATATTGAACCCATGTTAGGGATTCCTACACAGCTAGTGCCCCTAGAACAACTGTCAGGAGTTTTAGAAGAAACCGAGTCCGCAACTGTTGTCACCAGTCGTTATTATATTAAAGATGCCGACGCGATCGCGGCTCCTAAGTCAGCCCGAGTGATTCCCGTTGATATTAATACTTACGCTAAAGAAATTAAAATCATTACTAACCTTAAAAATAATAGCTGTCTTGGAATTGTTACCCTCAGTTCTCGCTTTCTAGAAGCAGCGGAACGGATTATTCACAGTTTACGAGGGGAAGAAATTTTAGTCATGGCAGCGCAAGCAAATGACTCTCCAAAACTTAAAGCAATTGTGCGCTCGGCACAAACAATTATCTGTGACCAATCAAGTTATGCACAAGTTAAGCAAGTTGTCAATCAAATGTCAGAAGACTTAATTCGTTATCCTGAAGTGATCTGTAGCGATAACTATATCAGCGCCGACTCAATTCGGCTACTACGACAAGAACTAGGACTGGGTTACTCATAA